From Nematostella vectensis chromosome 14, jaNemVect1.1, whole genome shotgun sequence, a single genomic window includes:
- the LOC116619072 gene encoding uncharacterized protein LOC116619072: protein MMMSFSFALVSVLAIAATTLAGNTDSETKARRFQEGKKVEVMFPKEDEEKHQKDGEVPLKHVKELYDRKALSKRLGRHFGRRYYNEELEGKIDFSMAKYLTISKQRFLQNKNSYKVKSISTNGDPTTTEKIATTPQREESEAIFPRLKKISKEGLHAISSHHTLTSANDPQTSTTFYRDEKKKEPHEDNSVRNHAGNLPTLLTRKSKRSPRSLLAESGKNLQNSSGNLDPRITVCETKLSCKNKCHNPPSLSFSLELICYCDHQCEQFVDCCADYEHFCKLNATGNFTISKDNISMNSYIGLQSAQGSATGPGISKGPGQGIMPGSPALPGNSPVLVPKAPNQPSPNLLATASPNTTSTPVPGMVSGMGQGAMPGPPGDKGIVRGGNPYPGTTQAPVNVDAPVEPKVHWSCEKIGKQRVWMINKCPDDYQIMPTKQRCEFVDRLSKKESVQDLLDARPVYTNDGKVYKNHHCAYCSGLHEQDLKVYDISYDCDVSAPESMAIEQKLGFLLRHCGNKISWVIPSGSPRRLCFEVESCSNLTHCGDRCSNGTVGIVSRRSAVNLRNSFCSNEKHFLECGPVESERSSPYTPPPFSITFNFEGNGRWTSGIKCRPGLEYNPDMETCEQGFSSFAPLRSNIEKYRVLLWVRLDFGCSVPNETIASVLHQTFSGSWSFSNIKTTHELRFLNVDFDVEPREEKRERKRRDIAKGISFDRVLHFSSPFSMIINGTECEVFKATARILSCSDLRQYNQNEYTPLLSGSVYINSSGEVFHARYYYTNGTNVTTGPIHVCHAGRRESICSGVFSRVEQFTIFPNQSIYVEASARTYNKSEYFVDNGATFVCTDLPPRREKTWADDPALSWLTLMCMLLSIAGLVFFLVTYLLFSELRTIPGVNLMNLGFSTLLAQVTWLTGVNQTDKPVTCTIVAASLQYFYLVSFMWTSIIAYDTWRAFSINGHRASPGSRSEKSRKCLRYMALGWLPCLMFVVICVSLDQTGIVDIGYGFLQFCWMANGLAIVYIFAIPIALAIIVDAVFYGLTVKAIKTTASQAQMAAENSKRRGHFGIYVRLASVMGFTWVFGFGAALLWSPLWYVFVSLNCLQGVYIAAAFALSDQAKRLYRELLGIKADEKRNTSTKSATEAHDNKIDSTKM, encoded by the coding sequence ATGATGATGTCTTTCAGCTTTGCTTTGGTAAGTGTTTTGGCAATCGCAGCCACTACACTAGCTGGAAATACAGACAGCGAAACAAAAGCTAGAAGGTTTCAAGAAGGGAAAAAAGTAGAGGTGATGTTCCCGAAAGAAGATGAAGAAAAGCACCAGAAAGATGGTGAAGTCCCCTTGAAGCATGTAAAAGAACTGTATGATAGAAAAGCTCTTTCCAAGCGATTGGGACGACATTTTGGCAGACGGTACTACAACGAGGAACTAGAGGGTAAAATCGACTTTTCCATGGCAAAATATCTAACCATTTCCAAGCAAAGAttcttacaaaataaaaattcttACAAAGTAAAAAGTATTTCGACTAATGGAGACCCCACAACTACTGAGAAAATTGCAACCACGCCTCAAAGAGAAGAGTCAGAAGCGATATTTCCGCGATTGAAGAAGATCTCAAAAGAAGGACTGCACGCAATCAGCTCACATCACACATTGACCTCGGCCAATGATCCTCAAACTTCGACAACATTCTACAgagatgagaaaaaaaaggagcCACACGAAGACAACAGCGTGCGAAACCATGCAGGCAATCTACCCACCTTGTTGACAAGAAAAAGTAAAAGAAGTCCGAGATCTCTGCTTGCTGAAAGTGGCAAGAACTTACAAAACAGTAGCGGTAACCTTGATCCCAGAATAACAGTTTGCGAGACAAAATTGTCATGTAAAAACAAGTGCCACAATCCACCATCCCTCTCGTTTAGCCTTGAGCTAATTTGCTACTGCGACCATCAGTGTGAGCAGTTTGTGGACTGTTGCGCGGATTATGAACACTTCTGCAAACTAAACGCGACTGGAAATTTTACAATTTCCAAGGACAATATTTCCATGAATTCTTACATCGGCCTCCAGTCAGCACAGGGATCGGCAACAGGACCAGGGATATCAAAAGGACCAGGCCAAGGGATAATGCCAGGATCACCAGCTTTACCGGGCAATAGCCCGGTTCTTGTACCAAAAGCGCCAAATCAACCCAGCCCAAACTTGTTAGCAACAGCTTCACCCAATACAACATCCACTCCAGTACCGGGCATGGTATCGGGGATGGGACAAGGAGCAATGCCAGGGCCACCTGGAGACAAGGGTATAGTCAGAGGAGGGAACCCATATCCGGGGACCACCCAAGCACCCGTGAATGTGGACGCTCCTGTAGAACCTAAGGTCCATTGGTCTTGCGAGAAGATTGGCAAACAGCGTGTTTGGATGATAAACAAATGCCCAGACGATTATCAAATTATGCCCACAAAACAGCGATGCGAGTTTGTGGATCGTTTGTCCAAGAAAGAATCGGTTCAGGACTTGCTGGATGCCAGACCTGTGTATACGAATGATGGCAAAGTTTACAAGAACCACCACTGCGCATATTGTAGTGGCCTCCATGAGCAAGATCTCAAGGTGTACGATATTTCTTATGACTGTGACGTCTCCGCCCCTGAATCAATGGCTATAGAACAGAAGCTAGGCTTCCTACTAAGGCACTGCGGTAACAAAATCTCCTGGGTGATCCCATCTGGCAGTCCAAGGCGCCTATGCTTTGAGGTAGAGTCGTGCTCAAATCTAACCCATTGTGGTGATAGGTGCTCAAATGGAACCGTTGGAATAGTTTCCAGAAGGTCGGCTGTTAACCTCAGAAACTCTTTTTGCTCAAACGAGAAGCATTTTCTTGAATGTGGACCAGTGGAATCGGAACGCTCAAGTCCCTACACTCCCCCACCTTTCTCAATCACCTTCAATTTCGAAGGAAATGGTCGATGGACATCAGGAATAAAGTGTAGACCAGGCCTTGAGTACAACCCCGACATGGAGACGTGTGAACAAGGCTTTAGCTCTTTTGCACCGCTTCGTTCAAACATTGAGAAGTACAGAGTATTGCTTTGGGTCAGACTTGACTTTGGATGTTCCGTACCGAATGAGACCATTGCTTCAGTACTTCATCAGACATTTTCTGGCAGCTGGAGTTTTTCTAACATTAAGACAACACATGAATTGAGATTCTTGAATGTAGACTTCGATGTAGAGCCAAGAGAAGAgaagagagaaagaaaaagaagagatATCGCGAAAGGTATAAGCTTTGATCGAGTGCTTCACTTTTCCTCTCCATTTAGTATGATTATCAATGGTACAGAATGCGAAGTTTTCAAAGCTACGGCAAGAATTCTTTCATGCTCCGATCTCAGGCAGTACAATCAGAACGAGTACACCCCATTGCTGTCCGGCTCCGTCTACATCAATTCGTCTGGAGAGGTCTTCCACGCTAGATACTACTACACAAATGGGACTAATGTGACAACTGGACCTATCCACGTGTGTCATGCTGGCCGACGCGAGTCTATTTGCTCAGGGGTCTTCTCAAGGGTGGAACAATTTACTATCTTTCCAAATCAATCCATTTATGTCGAAGCTTCAGCCAGAACATACAATAAATCTGAATACTTTGTAGATAATGGCGCTACCTTTGTTTGTACGGATCTCCCTCCTAGGCGTGAGAAGACCTGGGCAGATGACCCCGCCCTGTCATGGCTGACGCTTATGTGCATGTTACTGTCCATCGCTGGACTCGTCTTCTTCCTCGTCACCTACCTCCTTTTCAGCGAGCTCCGCACGATACCGGGTGTCAACCTGATGAATCTCGGCTTTTCCACCCTACTAGCACAGGTCACGTGGCTCACAGGTGTCAATCAGACAGACAAACCAGTCACGTGCACAATTGTTGCCGCTTCGCTGCAGTACTTCTACCTGGTGTCATTCATGTGGACGTCAATCATCGCGTATGACACTTGGAGGGCTTTCTCAATTAACGGCCACCGCGCGTCCCCGGGATCCAGAAGTGAGAAGTCAAGAAAATGTCTGAGGTACATGGCACTCGGATGGCTTCCATGTCTGATGTTTGTTGTCATTTGCGTATCCCTCGACCAAACAGGAATCGTTGATATTGGATACGGCTTTCTGCAGTTCTGCTGGATGGCTAATGGACTTGCTATAGTATACATATTCGCCATTCCTATTGCGCTTGCAATAATAGTTGACGCCGTCTTTTATGGCCTCACCGTCAAAGCCATAAAGACCACAGCCAGCCAGGCCCAAATGGCTGCAGAGAATTCCAAGAGGCGAGGTCATTTCGGTATCTACGTGCGCCTGGCATCAGTGATGGGCTTCACGTGGGTGTTTGGATTCGGTGCTGCTCTCTTGTGGTCGCCGCTGTGGTACGTTTTCGTGTCGCTGAACTGTCTGCAGGGGGTGTACATCGCGGCGGCGTTTGCACTAAGTGACCAGGCCAAAAGACTGTACCGAGAGCTCCTGGGTATCAAGGCTGATGAGAAGAGAAATACTTCCACGAAAAGTGCAACAGAAGCTCACGATAACAAGATTGACTCAACTAAAATGTAA
- the LOC5513871 gene encoding charged multivesicular body protein 2b isoform X1, producing the protein MFRKPDPKEQMRQQKRQLNRTQRELARDKNALERQEKQLEAEIKKLARQGNKQAATALAKQLLQLRKQKNKNMSVSSKITGISYQAQAMQSTATMAGAMSKTSQAMGAMNKQMDPASLQKTLQNFERESAKMDMNEEMMGETLDSVLDESGDEEEQDAIVNQVLDELGIEMAGKMASAPTAHGSKLSSGSKASTSDADIEEMLAKLKA; encoded by the exons ATGTTCAGAAAACCGGATCCCAAAG aACAAATGAGGCAACAGAAGCGGCAGTTGAACCGAACACAGCGGGAACTTGCCCGAGACAAGAATGCTTTAGAAAGACAAGAGAAACAGCTG GAagcagaaataaaaaaacttgcaAGACAAGGAAACAAGCAg GCTGCGACAGCCCTTGCCAAGCAGCTTTTACAACTGAGAAAacagaagaacaaaaacatgaGTGTCAGCTCCAAGATTACAGGAATCAGTTACCAGGCCCAGGCCATGCAGTCCACAGCAACAATGGCAGGAGCCATGTCAAAGACCTCACAG GCAATGGGGGCTATGAACAAGCAAATGGATCCAGCATCCCTTCAGAAAACTTTGCAGAACTTTGAGAGGGAATCAGCAAAGATGGACATGAATGAAGAGATGA TGGGTGAAACACTAGACTCTGTTCTCGATGAATCGGGAGACGAAGAGGAACAAGATGCCATTGTAAACCAAGTGCTTGATGAGCTGGGTATCGAGATGGCTGGAAAG ATGGCCTCTGCTCCAACAGCTCATGGTAGCAAACTCTCATCAGGTAGCAAAGCTAGCACATCTGATGCAGACATAGAGGAGATGCTGGCTAAACTAAAGGCTTGA
- the LOC5513871 gene encoding charged multivesicular body protein 2b isoform X2, with translation MRQQKRQLNRTQRELARDKNALERQEKQLEAEIKKLARQGNKQAATALAKQLLQLRKQKNKNMSVSSKITGISYQAQAMQSTATMAGAMSKTSQAMGAMNKQMDPASLQKTLQNFERESAKMDMNEEMMGETLDSVLDESGDEEEQDAIVNQVLDELGIEMAGKMASAPTAHGSKLSSGSKASTSDADIEEMLAKLKA, from the exons ATGAGGCAACAGAAGCGGCAGTTGAACCGAACACAGCGGGAACTTGCCCGAGACAAGAATGCTTTAGAAAGACAAGAGAAACAGCTG GAagcagaaataaaaaaacttgcaAGACAAGGAAACAAGCAg GCTGCGACAGCCCTTGCCAAGCAGCTTTTACAACTGAGAAAacagaagaacaaaaacatgaGTGTCAGCTCCAAGATTACAGGAATCAGTTACCAGGCCCAGGCCATGCAGTCCACAGCAACAATGGCAGGAGCCATGTCAAAGACCTCACAG GCAATGGGGGCTATGAACAAGCAAATGGATCCAGCATCCCTTCAGAAAACTTTGCAGAACTTTGAGAGGGAATCAGCAAAGATGGACATGAATGAAGAGATGA TGGGTGAAACACTAGACTCTGTTCTCGATGAATCGGGAGACGAAGAGGAACAAGATGCCATTGTAAACCAAGTGCTTGATGAGCTGGGTATCGAGATGGCTGGAAAG ATGGCCTCTGCTCCAACAGCTCATGGTAGCAAACTCTCATCAGGTAGCAAAGCTAGCACATCTGATGCAGACATAGAGGAGATGCTGGCTAAACTAAAGGCTTGA